Proteins from a genomic interval of Zingiber officinale cultivar Zhangliang chromosome 1B, Zo_v1.1, whole genome shotgun sequence:
- the LOC122023298 gene encoding uncharacterized protein LOC122023298 yields MEQIAQPTSTSPDVPPRKLVRQLDFTASVYGGGSTTATLPVALDPSQSQWLPLRPPASLPMSLSSISSISVATKPQSPKSRQDTQPVYNTKDDTPTRKRNCNCKHSKCLKLRWTQCFIESDEAMIRMKRKKFWEKAVDRYELCGSGENWWGVQRYMRDNLNHSNKAISYEKHFQSSRFVESVLDVYWELPPVAGPSLTHQTRYDPARASDPIIEDGRFGLFQRLGLTKFETSVFNGYTQMVYLQVSPPTS; encoded by the exons ATGGAGCAAATAGCTCAACCTACGTCAACGTCGCCCGATGTCCCTCCTAGAAAACTCGTTCGCCAGCTGGATTTCACGGCCTCGGTCTATGGTGGAGGTTCCACTACGGCGACACTACCTGTGGCCCTTGATCCGTCGCAGTCACAGTGGCTACCTCTGCGCCCGCCGGCTTCTCTGCCCATGTCGCTTTCGTCAATTTCTTCGATTTCTGTGGCCAC AAAGCCACAATCACCCAAGTCAAGACAAGACACGCAACCAGTCTACAATACTAAAGATGATACACCAACAAGAAAGAGGAATTGCAACTGCAAACATTCAAAATGCTTGAAGCT GAGGTGGACACAGTGCTTTATAGAGAGCGATGAAGCGATGATTAGGATGAAAAGGAAAAAGTTCTGGGAGAAAGCTGTGGACCGATATGAACTTTGTGGAAGTGGTGAAAATTGGTGGGGTGTCCAGCGTTATATGCGAGACAATTTAAACCATAGCAACAAGGCAATCTCCTATGAAAAACATTTTCAAAGCAGCAGGTTCGTGGAGTCTGTATTGGATGTTTACTGGGAACTCCCACCAGTCGCTGGTCCTTCACTTACTCATCAAACAAGGTACGACCCCGCCCGTGCCTCAGATCCAATTATTGAAGATGGAAGGTTCGGCTTGTTCCAAAGGCTTGGTCTAACAAAATTTGAAACTTCAGTTTTCAATGGATATACACAAATGGTATATCTTCAAGTATCTCCTCCGACCTCTTAA